A portion of the Bdellovibrio bacteriovorus genome contains these proteins:
- a CDS encoding type IV pilus modification PilV family protein, with product MRSFQIRKNVGGFSLLEILVALGIFALLSLGIAMSINHLFIMQKQISVVDVGDNFSAAFFQHITVPANCETAVRNRQLPTGTNELDLNVSTFRGLLPNASLGITAGTEVDRGLFVNRIFVKQKPGITQGDAVQVGPDPVQDLYRRYTLQLVLRLERARPNQSRAPLPDRVLEVPVLVRNASATTMNTCMLESGAEDSCEIMGGTYANGRCTFPSECTVHGTFITTTCDKSNVTCAPEYTGADRNNAITGRAACPAGSCPTQSGRFSIVRSVQTGKKSWTDVRVTENFYLCMKCGNSTCN from the coding sequence ATGAGATCTTTTCAAATCCGCAAAAATGTCGGTGGTTTTTCGCTGCTTGAGATTCTTGTCGCCTTGGGAATTTTCGCTTTGCTGTCTTTGGGCATCGCGATGTCCATCAACCACTTGTTCATTATGCAAAAACAGATCAGCGTGGTGGACGTCGGAGATAACTTTTCTGCGGCATTCTTTCAGCACATCACGGTTCCGGCGAACTGCGAAACGGCGGTTCGCAATAGACAATTACCTACCGGAACAAATGAATTAGATCTTAACGTCAGCACTTTCCGTGGCTTGTTACCCAACGCTTCTTTAGGGATCACGGCGGGGACCGAGGTCGACCGTGGACTTTTTGTAAATCGTATATTTGTGAAACAAAAGCCGGGTATTACCCAAGGTGACGCCGTTCAGGTGGGTCCTGACCCGGTTCAAGATCTTTATCGCCGTTACACATTACAATTAGTTTTGCGTTTAGAGCGCGCGCGTCCTAATCAAAGTCGTGCTCCATTGCCAGATCGTGTGCTTGAGGTTCCAGTGTTGGTGCGAAATGCCTCTGCGACCACGATGAACACTTGTATGCTTGAGAGTGGGGCGGAAGATTCTTGTGAAATTATGGGTGGGACTTATGCAAATGGGCGTTGCACATTCCCGTCTGAATGTACGGTTCATGGAACTTTCATTACCACCACTTGTGATAAATCTAACGTCACATGTGCCCCGGAATATACCGGAGCCGATCGTAACAACGCTATCACAGGCAGAGCTGCCTGCCCGGCGGGAAGCTGTCCAACGCAATCCGGACGCTTTTCAATTGTTCGCAGCGTTCAGACTGGTAAGAAAAGCTGGACAGATGTAAGAGTCACAGAAAACTTTTATCTGTGCATGAAATGTGGGAATTCGACTTGTAACTAA
- a CDS encoding spermidine synthase — protein MRASIPLAMSYLGGLFAGFAVPLILNPGWGPFKAIIFLGLINAVIAFSLLPFVEKNAWLKPRYLSWLLLPTAALYMSSLYSPQLEQAYLKASYFKVQIPDLNVAAIKNIWNGLKLIPTVQRWYSPYQKIDLVQSSAASSWAMDPLEGVTLYLDRRLQFNESSYQIYHESMVYGAFNLRKKVPENILILGGGDGLLATELLKHPEIKRIDLVEIDPKMIELGKENFHFTRLNQGSLENPRVNVHIEDGFAFMKHQAPEQFDAVFIDFPYPHSPDLLRLYSVEFYKIVRRTLTPKGFVIMDGPLYSPDEMQAANTKTPPQWVLRDTIKSAGFKNIFAFGNFEGFYFFTKDEFKAQFDYGRIPQAISNPALVNLQNLNGYLEGGEDTSRVNSLFRPYPIMPGR, from the coding sequence ATGAGAGCCAGTATTCCGTTGGCCATGAGCTATTTAGGCGGACTCTTTGCGGGGTTCGCGGTGCCCTTAATATTAAACCCAGGCTGGGGACCCTTTAAAGCCATCATTTTTTTGGGTTTGATAAATGCTGTGATTGCTTTTTCTCTTTTGCCGTTCGTCGAGAAAAACGCCTGGCTTAAGCCGCGCTATCTTTCGTGGCTTTTATTACCAACCGCGGCTCTGTACATGAGCTCTTTGTATTCACCCCAGCTGGAACAAGCTTACTTAAAGGCTTCCTATTTTAAAGTTCAGATTCCCGATCTTAACGTCGCCGCGATAAAAAACATTTGGAATGGGTTAAAGTTAATCCCAACGGTTCAAAGGTGGTATTCCCCTTACCAAAAAATCGATCTAGTACAAAGCTCCGCCGCTTCTTCGTGGGCCATGGATCCGTTAGAGGGAGTAACTCTTTACCTAGACCGCCGCTTGCAATTTAATGAAAGCTCTTACCAGATTTATCATGAGTCGATGGTGTATGGAGCGTTCAACCTGCGCAAAAAAGTTCCAGAAAATATCCTGATCTTAGGTGGCGGTGATGGGCTTTTGGCGACAGAGCTTTTAAAACACCCAGAAATTAAACGCATTGATTTGGTGGAAATCGATCCAAAAATGATTGAACTGGGCAAAGAAAATTTCCACTTCACCAGACTTAATCAAGGATCTTTAGAAAATCCGCGCGTGAATGTTCATATCGAAGATGGATTTGCCTTTATGAAACATCAAGCGCCCGAACAGTTTGATGCCGTGTTTATCGATTTTCCGTATCCCCATTCCCCGGATCTTTTACGCCTGTACAGTGTCGAGTTTTATAAAATTGTACGAAGGACATTAACACCCAAAGGGTTTGTTATCATGGATGGACCTCTGTATTCGCCCGACGAAATGCAGGCCGCAAATACTAAGACACCACCGCAATGGGTCTTGCGTGATACGATCAAATCCGCCGGATTTAAGAATATCTTTGCTTTCGGAAACTTTGAAGGTTTCTATTTTTTTACCAAGGACGAGTTCAAAGCGCAGTTTGACTACGGCCGAATACCCCAAGCTATTAGCAACCCAGCCTTGGTAAACTTACAAAATTTAAATGGCTATCTTGAGGGAGGCGAAGACACGTCTCGCGTAAATTCACTATTTCGCCCTTACCCTATTATGCCAGGTCGCTAA
- a CDS encoding endonuclease I family protein — MKLFAMLALVLAAQICSAAGTSQKFAYYGEEFYNNIATGMKGDELRENINHVLESFHRSVPNKFDEISNECSGSGCYTQTSLGYDGARVFLMGKYYLVDHGNGEYGVRDVYCNNEKTSRDFRGKERPGPNRVPNANVINTEHTWPQSRFGGHGRGYQKADLHHLFPTDSQANSTRGNFNFGEVAQDTKQVNCVASRFGRATDGTQNIFEPPDNHKGNVARALFYFAVRYQMHINPSEEAYLRKWSKEDPVDEDEMARNQAIFEVQGNRNPFIDVPGLEDLIHDF; from the coding sequence ATGAAACTTTTTGCTATGCTAGCGCTGGTGCTGGCGGCTCAGATTTGTTCCGCAGCAGGAACTTCTCAAAAATTCGCTTACTATGGTGAAGAATTCTACAACAACATCGCAACGGGAATGAAGGGTGATGAGCTTCGTGAAAATATCAATCACGTGCTTGAATCTTTCCATCGTTCCGTGCCAAACAAGTTTGATGAAATCAGCAACGAATGCTCAGGCAGCGGTTGCTACACTCAGACTTCTTTAGGTTACGACGGCGCTCGCGTTTTCTTGATGGGTAAATACTATCTAGTAGACCACGGAAATGGCGAATACGGAGTTCGCGACGTTTACTGTAATAACGAAAAAACATCTCGTGACTTCCGTGGTAAAGAACGCCCAGGTCCAAATCGCGTACCAAACGCAAATGTCATCAATACGGAACACACATGGCCTCAAAGCCGTTTCGGTGGCCATGGTCGTGGATACCAAAAGGCAGATCTTCACCATCTTTTCCCGACGGATTCTCAAGCGAATTCAACTCGTGGAAATTTCAACTTCGGCGAAGTGGCTCAAGATACAAAACAAGTTAACTGCGTCGCCTCTCGCTTTGGCCGTGCGACCGATGGCACTCAGAATATTTTTGAACCACCAGATAACCACAAAGGAAACGTGGCGCGCGCCCTGTTTTACTTTGCCGTTCGCTACCAAATGCACATCAACCCTTCAGAAGAAGCTTACTTAAGAAAATGGTCTAAGGAAGACCCGGTTGATGAGGATGAAATGGCTCGCAACCAAGCGATCTTCGAAGTTCAAGGAAACAGAAATCCTTTTATCGATGTTCCAGGTTTAGAAGATTTGATTCACGATTTCTAA
- a CDS encoding SRPBCC family protein, which yields MKDQIELSITVRAGTGEVWHALTDSDELENWWGEGIKLEAKVGGQFREKWEDDDGQAQMASGKVLEVKKSKLIRFTWVEKSWPKNAVTECTYEISEAGPGKSALTVRHTGWESLPAAIRSKTLKDFKTGWTYHLKELKEYLDF from the coding sequence TTGAAAGACCAGATCGAACTTAGTATCACAGTCAGAGCCGGGACGGGCGAAGTTTGGCATGCCCTTACGGATAGCGATGAACTTGAAAACTGGTGGGGCGAAGGAATTAAGCTTGAGGCCAAGGTCGGCGGACAGTTTCGTGAGAAATGGGAAGATGACGACGGCCAAGCGCAAATGGCCTCTGGCAAGGTCCTAGAAGTTAAAAAATCTAAGTTGATCCGTTTTACTTGGGTTGAAAAATCGTGGCCTAAAAACGCGGTTACCGAATGCACTTATGAAATTTCGGAAGCGGGACCTGGAAAAAGTGCCCTGACCGTGCGACACACGGGCTGGGAAAGCTTGCCGGCGGCGATTCGTTCTAAAACCCTGAAGGATTTTAAGACGGGTTGGACCTATCATTTAAAAGAACTTAAAGAGTATCTAGATTTCTAA
- a CDS encoding ABC-F family ATP-binding cassette domain-containing protein produces the protein MALTLLQLQSGYKSFGSKSLFEDATFAINEGEHVGVIGPNGAGKSTLFKILVDQEHLDQGLVTKSQQLRLAYLEQESDWNVDEKVEEYLANNCIKPIWELKQFGLKLGLTEDHFQSHLKQLSGGYRMRAKLLYLIGQEPNLLLLDEPTNFLDLETLLVLESFLQEYKGAFLLISHDREFLRRVTDHILEVEAGDIVKFPGSLDDYFEQKRMLAEILQKQIMSQEAKKKSIMDFVTRFGAKATKARQAQSRLKALEKMEVIEVKAAPTHSHIHIPPPSATGKQILELENAACGYGSKVILKNVNLRLERGIHLGIVGFNGAGKSTLLKSLAEQIPLLEGTIKWGHQVSLSYFAQHTPEALNPEHNVLEAMASKAHKEVTQQDVLNIAGSLLFSGDNALKKIKVLSGGEKSRVALGQILLQKSPLLLLDEPTNHLDFDTVEALTGALEKYEGTIITVSHDRGFIGRVATKILEINNGQLTLYPGTYDEYVWSLQKGFLAERNLDAATDSSATKSDTSDAPKLNYKEERKRLEGLVKKSQKHIEDCDKKIAELSKMRDALSEKLMSASGDKAAAFAKELHALSGQIEELEVSMLDSMEQQHAHEQELKQLMGLS, from the coding sequence ATGGCGCTGACTCTTCTGCAACTTCAATCTGGCTACAAATCATTTGGCTCAAAATCTCTTTTTGAGGATGCAACATTTGCTATCAACGAAGGCGAACACGTCGGAGTTATCGGGCCCAATGGAGCTGGAAAATCCACCTTGTTTAAGATCCTAGTAGACCAAGAGCACTTGGACCAGGGGCTGGTGACAAAATCTCAACAATTGCGTCTTGCATATCTTGAACAAGAATCCGACTGGAACGTCGATGAAAAGGTCGAGGAATATCTAGCCAATAACTGCATCAAACCGATCTGGGAATTAAAACAGTTCGGTCTGAAATTAGGATTGACTGAAGATCATTTTCAATCCCACTTAAAACAGCTTAGCGGTGGTTACCGCATGCGTGCGAAACTTTTATACCTGATTGGACAAGAGCCCAATCTACTTTTACTGGATGAACCCACAAACTTTTTGGATCTAGAGACACTTTTAGTCTTAGAAAGTTTTCTGCAGGAATACAAAGGGGCTTTTCTTTTAATTTCCCATGATCGCGAATTCCTACGTCGCGTGACCGACCATATCTTAGAGGTCGAAGCCGGTGATATCGTTAAATTTCCGGGAAGCCTTGATGATTATTTTGAACAGAAAAGAATGCTCGCCGAAATCTTGCAAAAACAGATCATGAGCCAAGAGGCTAAAAAGAAATCCATCATGGATTTCGTAACAAGATTTGGAGCCAAGGCCACCAAAGCCCGCCAAGCACAGAGCCGTCTTAAGGCCTTGGAAAAAATGGAAGTCATCGAAGTGAAAGCCGCCCCGACACATTCGCATATCCATATTCCGCCCCCCAGCGCGACCGGAAAACAGATTTTAGAATTAGAAAACGCGGCTTGCGGCTATGGCAGTAAAGTGATTCTAAAAAACGTCAACTTGCGCTTAGAACGTGGGATTCATTTGGGCATTGTGGGTTTTAATGGTGCGGGTAAATCCACTCTATTAAAATCATTGGCCGAACAGATTCCCTTACTCGAAGGTACCATTAAGTGGGGTCATCAAGTCAGCCTTTCTTATTTCGCGCAACACACGCCAGAGGCTTTAAATCCTGAACACAACGTCCTAGAGGCCATGGCTTCTAAAGCGCACAAAGAAGTGACCCAACAAGATGTTTTAAATATCGCCGGCAGCTTATTATTTTCCGGTGACAATGCGCTAAAAAAGATCAAGGTTCTTTCGGGTGGCGAAAAATCACGCGTGGCTTTGGGGCAGATCTTGTTGCAAAAATCACCCTTGTTATTACTGGATGAGCCTACAAATCACTTAGATTTTGACACCGTCGAAGCCTTAACGGGGGCATTGGAAAAGTACGAGGGCACGATTATCACCGTCAGCCATGACCGCGGCTTCATCGGGCGAGTGGCAACAAAAATTCTTGAAATTAACAACGGTCAGCTGACTTTGTATCCGGGGACATATGATGAGTATGTCTGGAGTTTACAAAAAGGTTTTTTGGCCGAAAGAAATCTTGACGCCGCCACAGACTCTTCAGCGACTAAGTCAGACACTTCTGATGCGCCGAAGCTTAACTACAAAGAAGAGCGCAAACGTCTTGAAGGCCTAGTTAAAAAATCTCAAAAACACATAGAAGACTGCGACAAGAAGATTGCAGAACTTAGCAAAATGCGTGATGCTTTAAGCGAAAAACTCATGAGTGCCAGTGGTGATAAGGCCGCCGCGTTTGCTAAAGAACTGCACGCGCTCAGCGGACAAATTGAAGAGCTAGAAGTTTCCATGCTGGATTCCATGGAGCAACAGCATGCACATGAGCAAGAACTTAAACAGCTAATGGGATTGTCATGA
- a CDS encoding DUF2799 domain-containing protein: protein MKKIILFCAALALTGCASYFKRKSCEQINWFEHGKKVALSGQWLNSDATVSECRKVEAEISESQLDQGFKAGMSKYCSREQAYQTGKFGDFFSRDLCEGPQINVLLNEHKKGVKDYCAKSNGQQAGASGKKYQNICPKELESAFLVEYRKGRKRYVQTMIENRQTEIRDNENKINALRGPLLYKQGRLSAMRGQKASLEAQKNSIPLENLTLRSSFDSQIESVNSEISSLQSQASSEESQIRSLENSNSAKNAEITEFRSELPSLEN, encoded by the coding sequence ATGAAAAAAATCATTTTGTTTTGTGCGGCACTAGCGTTGACAGGCTGTGCTTCTTATTTCAAACGTAAATCTTGCGAACAAATCAATTGGTTTGAACACGGCAAAAAAGTGGCCCTTTCTGGTCAATGGCTGAATTCGGATGCTACGGTCAGTGAGTGTCGCAAAGTGGAAGCCGAAATTTCTGAATCTCAATTAGACCAAGGCTTCAAGGCTGGCATGAGCAAGTACTGCAGCCGTGAACAAGCTTATCAAACCGGTAAGTTCGGTGATTTCTTTTCCCGCGATCTTTGCGAAGGCCCACAAATCAATGTGCTTTTAAATGAGCATAAAAAAGGCGTGAAAGACTACTGTGCAAAGTCCAACGGTCAACAGGCAGGGGCTTCGGGTAAGAAGTATCAAAATATTTGTCCGAAAGAATTAGAATCCGCATTTTTGGTAGAATACCGCAAAGGCCGCAAACGCTACGTCCAAACAATGATCGAAAATCGCCAAACCGAAATTCGTGACAACGAAAACAAGATCAATGCTCTGCGCGGTCCCCTGCTGTATAAACAAGGTCGCCTGTCAGCCATGCGCGGACAAAAAGCCAGCCTGGAAGCACAGAAGAACTCAATCCCACTTGAAAACCTAACTTTGCGCTCAAGCTTTGATAGCCAGATCGAAAGTGTTAATTCCGAGATCAGTTCTTTGCAAAGCCAAGCTTCCAGCGAAGAAAGCCAAATCCGGTCTTTAGAAAATTCAAATTCTGCAAAAAACGCGGAAATCACCGAGTTCCGTTCCGAATTACCTTCTTTAGAAAACTAA